A single genomic interval of Chryseobacterium paludis harbors:
- a CDS encoding GLPGLI family protein, with amino-acid sequence MYKLIFLFLFVSSIINAQNKRFVYEYFLAKDSTHLEIKEKEFLNLDIGQQGSKFYAAEVLKLDSLIKNKETPMGDFPYQNINFLDVVIKNYPGFDINFYTNCLIDYKVSLQKKLDWKIFPEKKNILGYSAQKATTTLYKRKWTVWFTTDIPVQDGPYLLQGLPGLIIKAEDENKGISFSLIEIKSLPQFNINEIPYYFQSDLLSINENDLKKAIKNFYEKPSVQMNDEAHQDNGKKMTFYMEGKEVSSSEFYRIMEQNNKNALKKTNNLLKYDIIK; translated from the coding sequence ATGTATAAACTCATCTTCCTTTTCTTATTTGTTTCATCAATTATTAACGCTCAAAATAAACGTTTTGTGTATGAATATTTTTTAGCAAAGGATTCAACCCATCTGGAAATTAAAGAAAAAGAATTTTTAAATCTGGATATAGGGCAACAAGGATCTAAGTTTTATGCTGCTGAAGTTTTAAAACTGGATTCTTTAATAAAAAATAAAGAAACCCCAATGGGTGATTTCCCTTATCAGAACATCAATTTTTTGGATGTCGTTATAAAAAATTATCCTGGCTTTGACATCAATTTCTACACAAACTGCCTTATTGATTATAAAGTAAGTTTACAAAAGAAATTGGACTGGAAGATTTTTCCTGAGAAAAAGAATATTTTGGGATACTCTGCTCAAAAAGCAACCACTACCTTATACAAAAGAAAATGGACGGTATGGTTTACCACTGATATTCCGGTGCAGGATGGCCCTTACCTGCTTCAGGGTTTGCCTGGTCTGATCATAAAAGCGGAAGATGAAAACAAAGGTATTTCATTTAGTCTGATCGAAATAAAATCATTGCCTCAATTCAACATCAATGAAATACCCTATTATTTCCAGTCAGATCTATTATCGATTAATGAAAATGATTTAAAAAAAGCTATTAAAAATTTTTATGAGAAACCTTCTGTACAAATGAATGATGAAGCTCATCAGGATAATGGTAAAAAGATGACTTTTTATATGGAAGGTAAAGAAGTTTCAAGCTCCGAATTTTACAGAATTATGGAGCAGAATAACAAAAATGCCCTAAAAAAGACTAATAACCTTTTGAAGTATGATATTATAAAATAG
- a CDS encoding alkaline phosphatase family protein, translating into MKFLKNPVIILISLLSCNAFAQKNIPQKKVVFIIVDGIAEDMLNKADIPNLNRIKKDGALLKAYVGGEKGGYSETPTISAVGYNSLLTGTWVNKHNVFDNDIKDPNYSYPTIFRLFKDQFPNKKTAVFSTWEDNRTKLIGENLDATRKIKMDFFYDGMEKDTLHFPHDKQSGYIRKIDSLVAGKAASYIKENAPDLSWVYLEFTDDMGHRHGDGDILYKAISYEDRLIGKIYDAVKEREAKHGEDWLFVVTTDHGRSASNGKGHGGQSDRERNTWIAINKPTINTYAKNNRVGVTDILPTITDFMSLSVPEIFQQEIDGIDLLKNRTAYQLKASLTSDKTLELTWKTMGPSKELGEVYITDTNNFKTGGKDLYQLLGQANLGSGKFSSTLKINNSNIYKIVLKTKEGFLNTWITTK; encoded by the coding sequence GTGAAGTTCCTGAAAAATCCCGTAATTATTCTTATTTCTCTTCTTAGCTGCAATGCTTTTGCTCAAAAGAATATACCCCAGAAAAAAGTAGTTTTTATCATTGTAGACGGTATCGCTGAAGATATGCTGAACAAAGCTGATATTCCCAATCTTAACCGGATTAAAAAAGATGGTGCATTACTGAAAGCTTATGTAGGTGGAGAAAAAGGGGGCTATAGCGAAACGCCAACCATTTCTGCAGTAGGATATAACAGCTTGCTGACAGGAACATGGGTAAACAAGCATAATGTGTTTGATAACGATATTAAAGATCCTAATTACAGTTACCCAACGATTTTCAGACTTTTCAAGGATCAGTTTCCCAATAAAAAGACGGCTGTATTTTCAACTTGGGAAGACAACCGTACAAAGCTGATTGGTGAAAACCTTGATGCTACAAGGAAAATAAAAATGGATTTTTTCTACGATGGAATGGAAAAGGACACCCTGCATTTTCCACATGATAAGCAAAGTGGATACATCCGTAAGATCGATAGTCTGGTAGCCGGAAAAGCAGCCAGTTATATCAAAGAAAATGCACCGGATCTATCATGGGTTTATTTAGAATTTACAGATGATATGGGACATCGTCATGGTGATGGTGATATTTTATATAAAGCGATTTCTTATGAAGACCGTTTGATCGGAAAAATATATGATGCGGTAAAAGAACGTGAAGCGAAACATGGGGAAGACTGGTTATTCGTCGTGACTACAGATCACGGAAGATCTGCAAGCAATGGAAAAGGTCATGGCGGACAGAGTGATAGAGAGCGTAACACATGGATCGCTATTAACAAGCCAACGATAAATACCTATGCAAAGAATAACCGGGTTGGAGTTACGGATATTTTACCTACCATCACAGATTTTATGAGCCTGAGTGTTCCCGAAATATTTCAGCAGGAAATAGATGGTATTGACTTACTTAAAAACAGAACTGCTTATCAGTTAAAGGCTTCTTTAACCTCTGATAAAACACTGGAACTTACCTGGAAAACAATGGGTCCTTCTAAAGAACTTGGTGAAGTATATATTACAGATACCAATAATTTTAAAACAGGAGGTAAAGATCTTTACCAGTTATTGGGACAGGCAAATCTTGGCAGTGGTAAGTTTAGTTCTACATTAAAAATTAACAATTCCAATATCTATAAGATCGTTCTCAAAACCAAAGAAGGTTTTCTGAATACCTGGATCACAACCAAATAA
- a CDS encoding SusC/RagA family TonB-linked outer membrane protein produces MKLHLLIGLGLVTGLEVYGQNVQKIDAADTIATHEKKIDEVVITALGIKKEKKTLGYAVQEVKGEVFEKAKESNFVNSLSGRVAGLTIKNSTDLFQDPGINLRGSKPLIVIDGIPDRTADVWRINADDIDNISVLKGPTASALYGSVGKDGAIMITTKKGKKGRMSISFNNSTMFQSSFIRIPKVQTVYGGGNNGKYAYIDGSGSGSEGGGWIWGPKLDQKDPSTPSGYYETPQYNSPIDPTTGKPIPLPWISRGKNNIKNFFDTGIIQSNNISVDWGNDKATFRLSLSNIYQKGIVPNTDLKTTSISLAGSVNPIEGLTINSSLTYNREYTSNFPEVGYGPTNYLYNLVLWTGADVDVRDLRNYWVAGKEGYQQRHYNVSYYNNPYFQAYEYQRPYYKDNVMGNVNMEYQIIPKLSAKARVGTNVYALNREYKEPKSYIGYGNKSLGNYTQINGNYLDITSELGLKYQNRFSENFMLTGEGYVSNYYRELKKSEIRTDGLVNPGWYNLFNSVGPLFAPKEGNRKEYELINSVYGYVDMEIYKAFFLNMTARYDKVSTLPDGNNAYFYPSVSGSVMLNQLVTLPEWISFAKLRGSLAQVSNGKISDDTYGYISAFTKNDISWNGQSTFSFGNTLINANIKPETSNSWEIGTNIAVLKNRINLDVAYYQTRDYNNLTNIPLSESAGYDYFKTNGNVFQRKGVEITVNADIVKKSDFRWSTQLNLSHYRRYLKEAYGGNGYTTIYNPANGRENFIREGQRADQLTAVPYETSPDGQLVLKNGYPVNSTAPFESNMGYSDPDWTYGFSHNFGYKNFSLSLLFDGRIGGTMYSTTNQKMWWGGIDPGTVNQYRDDANAGNNTYIAPGVRVVSGSITYDQNGNIKSDTRVFAQNDVAVNYNAYMQSTSNAFERNYHYYKQTFIKLREVTLTYNFEKSFAEKLNVSSASISLIGRNLWLASKIKNVDPDSGVDQLQTPATRSFGVNLNVKF; encoded by the coding sequence ATGAAATTACACCTTTTAATCGGCCTGGGCTTAGTCACAGGCTTAGAAGTTTATGGTCAAAATGTACAGAAGATAGATGCTGCTGATACGATAGCGACCCACGAAAAAAAGATCGATGAAGTTGTTATTACAGCTTTAGGAATCAAGAAAGAAAAGAAAACATTAGGGTATGCAGTACAGGAGGTAAAAGGCGAAGTTTTCGAAAAAGCAAAAGAATCGAACTTTGTCAACTCACTCTCAGGACGTGTCGCAGGACTAACGATTAAGAACAGTACCGACCTTTTTCAGGATCCGGGAATTAATTTAAGAGGGTCTAAACCACTTATCGTTATCGATGGAATCCCAGACAGAACGGCTGATGTATGGAGAATCAATGCTGATGATATTGATAATATCAGTGTACTGAAAGGTCCAACAGCTTCTGCTTTGTATGGATCTGTTGGTAAAGACGGGGCGATTATGATTACGACCAAGAAGGGAAAAAAAGGAAGAATGAGTATCTCCTTTAATAACTCTACGATGTTTCAAAGTTCTTTTATCCGTATTCCAAAGGTTCAGACCGTTTACGGTGGCGGAAATAACGGGAAATATGCTTACATAGATGGAAGCGGCTCTGGAAGCGAAGGAGGTGGATGGATCTGGGGACCAAAATTAGATCAGAAAGATCCTTCTACGCCAAGCGGATATTATGAAACCCCACAATACAACAGCCCGATTGATCCGACAACCGGAAAACCAATACCACTACCATGGATCTCCCGCGGAAAGAATAATATTAAAAATTTCTTCGATACCGGAATTATTCAGTCCAATAACATCAGTGTGGACTGGGGAAATGACAAAGCAACTTTCAGGCTTTCCCTTTCCAATATTTACCAGAAAGGTATTGTTCCGAATACAGATCTGAAAACAACATCAATAAGTTTGGCAGGTTCTGTAAACCCTATTGAAGGCCTTACGATCAATTCTTCCTTAACCTACAATAGAGAATATACTTCCAATTTCCCGGAAGTAGGCTATGGGCCGACCAACTATCTTTATAATCTGGTATTATGGACGGGTGCTGATGTAGATGTAAGAGATTTAAGAAATTATTGGGTAGCAGGAAAAGAAGGTTATCAACAAAGACATTACAATGTGTCTTATTATAATAACCCCTACTTTCAGGCTTATGAATACCAAAGACCTTATTATAAGGACAATGTAATGGGGAATGTAAACATGGAATATCAGATTATTCCGAAATTATCTGCCAAAGCTCGTGTCGGAACTAATGTATATGCTTTGAACCGTGAGTATAAGGAGCCTAAAAGTTATATTGGATATGGTAATAAATCATTAGGAAACTATACCCAGATAAATGGGAATTATCTTGATATCACCTCCGAGCTAGGTCTTAAATACCAGAATAGGTTTTCTGAAAACTTTATGCTGACAGGAGAGGGCTATGTATCCAATTATTACAGAGAGCTTAAGAAAAGTGAAATACGTACCGATGGTTTGGTAAATCCAGGCTGGTATAACCTTTTTAACAGTGTAGGGCCTTTATTTGCTCCAAAGGAGGGAAATAGAAAAGAATATGAACTGATCAATAGTGTGTATGGTTATGTAGATATGGAGATTTACAAAGCGTTCTTCCTGAATATGACTGCACGTTATGACAAAGTATCCACGCTTCCAGATGGAAATAATGCCTATTTCTATCCATCTGTTTCCGGATCAGTAATGCTGAATCAGCTGGTCACTCTTCCTGAATGGATAAGTTTTGCTAAACTGAGAGGATCTTTAGCACAGGTTTCCAACGGTAAAATATCCGATGATACCTATGGCTATATTTCTGCATTTACAAAAAATGATATCAGTTGGAATGGGCAGTCAACATTTTCTTTTGGAAATACCCTCATCAACGCGAATATAAAACCTGAAACCTCAAACTCATGGGAGATAGGGACTAATATCGCGGTGTTGAAAAATAGGATCAATTTAGATGTGGCTTACTATCAAACCCGCGATTATAATAATCTGACCAATATTCCTTTGTCAGAAAGTGCAGGTTATGATTATTTTAAAACAAATGGAAATGTTTTCCAAAGAAAAGGAGTGGAGATTACCGTAAATGCGGATATTGTTAAGAAATCAGATTTTAGATGGAGTACTCAGCTGAATTTGAGTCATTACCGTAGATATCTAAAAGAAGCCTATGGAGGAAATGGATATACGACGATTTATAATCCTGCTAATGGCAGGGAGAACTTCATCAGAGAAGGTCAGAGGGCGGATCAATTAACTGCAGTACCTTATGAAACCTCACCTGATGGGCAACTGGTTCTGAAAAACGGATATCCTGTGAATTCTACAGCGCCATTCGAATCCAACATGGGTTATTCTGATCCGGATTGGACCTATGGATTCTCTCATAACTTTGGGTATAAAAATTTCTCACTCTCATTACTGTTTGATGGAAGAATTGGTGGAACAATGTATTCTACAACCAACCAGAAAATGTGGTGGGGTGGTATTGATCCGGGAACAGTGAATCAGTACAGGGATGATGCTAATGCAGGAAATAATACCTATATCGCACCAGGGGTAAGAGTGGTTAGTGGCTCTATTACATACGATCAGAATGGGAATATAAAATCTGATACCCGTGTTTTCGCTCAAAATGATGTTGCAGTAAATTACAATGCCTATATGCAAAGTACGAGCAACGCTTTTGAACGCAATTACCATTATTACAAACAAACTTTTATTAAATTAAGAGAAGTTACCCTTACCTACAATTTCGAAAAATCTTTTGCAGAAAAACTGAATGTCTCTTCAGCGAGTATTTCTCTGATCGGAAGAAACCTCTGGTTGGCTTCAAAGATTAAAAATGTGGATCCCGATTCCGGGGTAGACCAACTTCAGACTCCGGCGACCAGAAGTTTTGGGGTAAATCTTAATGTAAAATTCTAA
- a CDS encoding SusD/RagB family nutrient-binding outer membrane lipoprotein translates to MKAARIYIFLLISAASVISCSKTEDFQDDPNRQTSVDAENILPGIEVSAFSNIKAEAALASRQLTYINGVNAQQYYNWQRGSFDAYDNIKQVEKMVEQANKKGGKEYVALARFFKAYYFISLSETFGDIPYNEAIKMDNFYPKYDDQKSIYKNVLAELALANTELANMSTVIRGDIIYNGDLFKWRKLINSYRLRILMDLSKKTNDTDLNVKQTFADIVNNPAQNPIMETSEESGQLSFYNLVNNRYPFFNSNDLKTAYYMEQSFVDKLKTSKDPRLFKMAEKKTSTVGTTPTDPFSFYDGLYGSGDLGQNSIKASNGLASRINPRYFDDPINEPTLLMGYSELQFVLAEAVVRGWISGNANTYYLKAINASMSFYKINPTDVSAYLAQPSINLQPGTEIEQIMDQKHTALFFNTGWRIFYDQRRTGFPKFNTDGPGILNNGKIPKRWMYPASENSTNNANLNSAITKQYPGGDDINETMWLIK, encoded by the coding sequence ATGAAAGCAGCTAGAATATACATATTCCTATTAATATCAGCAGCAAGCGTAATAAGTTGCAGCAAGACTGAAGATTTTCAGGATGATCCCAATCGTCAAACAAGTGTGGATGCCGAAAATATCCTTCCCGGAATTGAAGTAAGTGCCTTTAGTAATATTAAGGCTGAAGCTGCCCTGGCATCCAGACAGCTCACCTACATCAATGGAGTGAATGCTCAACAGTATTACAACTGGCAGAGGGGATCTTTTGATGCTTATGACAATATTAAGCAGGTGGAAAAGATGGTAGAGCAAGCGAATAAAAAAGGGGGGAAGGAGTATGTAGCATTGGCTCGTTTTTTCAAGGCTTATTATTTTATCTCATTATCTGAAACTTTTGGTGATATTCCTTATAATGAAGCAATAAAAATGGATAATTTTTATCCAAAATATGATGATCAGAAAAGTATTTATAAAAATGTTCTTGCCGAACTGGCCTTGGCTAATACGGAGCTTGCTAATATGAGTACAGTGATAAGAGGCGATATTATCTATAATGGAGATTTGTTTAAGTGGAGAAAACTGATCAATTCTTACCGTTTGAGAATTTTAATGGATTTGTCCAAAAAGACAAATGATACAGATCTGAATGTGAAACAGACATTTGCTGATATTGTAAATAATCCTGCACAAAATCCAATTATGGAAACGAGTGAAGAAAGTGGGCAATTATCCTTCTATAATCTTGTCAATAACCGGTATCCATTTTTTAACAGTAATGATTTGAAAACAGCTTATTATATGGAACAGAGTTTTGTAGATAAGCTTAAAACTTCTAAAGATCCAAGGTTATTTAAAATGGCTGAAAAGAAAACGAGCACGGTAGGAACCACACCGACAGATCCTTTTAGTTTCTATGATGGATTGTACGGCAGTGGAGATTTAGGGCAAAATTCTATAAAAGCTTCTAATGGGTTGGCATCAAGGATTAATCCAAGATATTTTGATGATCCAATCAACGAACCTACATTACTAATGGGGTATTCAGAACTGCAGTTTGTTTTAGCCGAAGCGGTTGTACGTGGATGGATCAGTGGAAATGCAAATACCTATTATCTGAAAGCAATTAATGCTTCTATGAGCTTTTATAAAATAAATCCAACTGATGTTAGTGCCTATTTAGCACAACCATCCATCAATCTGCAGCCTGGAACAGAGATCGAACAAATCATGGATCAAAAGCATACGGCATTGTTCTTTAATACGGGCTGGAGAATATTTTATGATCAGAGAAGGACGGGATTTCCTAAGTTCAATACAGATGGACCGGGTATTTTGAATAATGGAAAAATTCCTAAAAGATGGATGTACCCTGCATCAGAAAATAGCACGAACAATGCAAATCTTAACAGTGCCATTACCAAGCAATATCCGGGTGGTGATGATATTAATGAAACCATGTGGCTGATTAAATAA